A single window of Doryrhamphus excisus isolate RoL2022-K1 chromosome 5, RoL_Dexc_1.0, whole genome shotgun sequence DNA harbors:
- the sap130a gene encoding histone deacetylase complex subunit SAP130a isoform X1, with protein sequence MSSQQFPRHGLPASSGGAPLISAGGNLVTVNQPSNPPAVAEADSGRDGDHGQQEHPPAGGGGTVVFRDDKQETMVVRPYPQVQTHGQPQPAPQTVPIQPGTPVAVPAPPVHLPPGQPAVLTDGQMKAVLKSPMPSRLIAPAPASNQGHIPMPPKVPGHITGTTESSIATTLSIPVATISGQQGHTSNLHHLMSANIQIIRGSAPALIGTPAVPSQTFTSHLPRGAAAAAVMSSSKTVLRPGTGASAGPGQPTVQHIIHQTIQSRPAVTTSTAVLPTVVAPISATRTQSPVISTTATHSAEVAHGRPGLTIHPPPATVSIQRPQTPRDTATRITLPSHPAIGAPKPQPPHTMTQKPIFSTVTPVAAATVAPIVATNTVPSTTTIGTVTHTQMSSNTIVTMTMASHSSHATAVTNSTIPVAKVVPQPIAHSSSRVQPDYPAERANLIPIQGHRSSPNPVTMEPRSDNRPSVPVQFQYFLPAYSSSYPLTHTYTPISSSVSTIRQYPVTPQAPSSALPTQAGVGVATTVHLNHMQLMAQISTQGIQPAPIAAQGIQPAPIGVQGLHTSASIGAQGIQQASNTTQQQQQPPSEAKSGVVLADGFVANPISSTTQPVGTIVQTHGQGGAPTLVSSPRPSILRKKPTTESCVRKNLIPAQPSEQSSSRMEGGVRGAGSPRPAGVKPKAEVHMAVAPPVMATVEALPPQGGEQQAVASGAQHLAQALPAILGTPGPVPPSQPSAVLSALPAAMAVTPPIPASMANTVASPTQPAASSTAACVASSACPDVKIKQELETMDTSQPDPNANPALNAQASTLNVPPTGDLITGASPRKKPRKQQHVISTEENEMMETNSTDEEKAPGRPITGRAERRESPPREYVDEEGVRYVPVRPRPPVTLLRHYRNPWKAAYHHFQRYSDIRVKEDKKGTLQDMANQKGVACRAQGWKIHLCAAQLRQLSSLEDDVYSRLSSLQEGLIPKKRAGADDDLHRINELIQGNMQRCKLVMDQVTEARDTMMKVLEHKDKVLKLLNKNSAVKKSSKLKRKERAIRCYDLLHTIKSTLGEEVLTEDTASATEDLKDNFLLTCRLPFGVAVKMWRERQVRLRAA encoded by the exons ATGAGCTCTCAGCAATTTCCACGCCACGGGCTGCCTGCTTCCAGCGGGGGGGCACCCCTCATCTCGGCCGGTGGGAATCTGGTGACTGTCAATCAGCCGTCAAACCCCCCAG cggTTGCAGAGGCTGACAGCGGACGGGATGGAGATCACGGACAGCAGGAGCATCCTCCAGCAGGGGGAGGGGGGACGGTGGTATTCAGGGATGACAAGCAGGAAACTATGGTGGTCAGACCGTACCCCCAGGTACAGACGCACGGCCAGCCACAGCCTGCTCCCCAGACAGTGCCCATTCAGCCTGGCACACCTGTGGCAGTGCCCGCCCCCCCGGTTCACCTCCCACCTGGGCAGCCTGCAGTCCTCACTGACGGACAGATGAAG GCTGTCCTGAAGTCACCCATGCCTAGCCGTCTGATTGCCCCGGCACCCGCCTCCAACCAGGGGCACATCCCCATGCCTCCCAAGGTACCAGGCCACATCACGGGCACCACGGAAAGTAGCATTGCCACAACACTTTCAATCCCCGTGGCGACAATCAGCGGTCAGCAG GGTCACACCAGCAACCTGCACCACCTCATGTCAGCCAACATTCAGATAATTCGAGGCAGCGCCCCTGCATTGATCGGAACCCCCGCAGTCCCTTCCCAGACCTTCACGTCTCATTTACCACGAG gtgcagctgcagcagcagtCATGTCAAGCTCTAAGACGGTCCTGCGACCAGGCACCGGAGCGAGCGCAGGCCCCGGCCagcccaccgtgcagcacatCATCCATCAGACAATTCAG TCCCGTCCTGCCGTGACGACGTCCACGGCTGTGCTTCCAACTGTGGTGGCCCCGATTTCAGCTACGAGGACTCAGTCTCCGGTCATCAGTACAACAGCCACGCACTCAGCAGAGGTGGCTCACGG GCGTCCTGGACTGACCATTCATCCTCCTCCGGCCACCGTCAGCATCCAGAGGCCTCAGACACCCCGCGACACGGCCACCCGCATCACGCTGCCGTCACACCCGGCCATAGGGGCCCCAAAACCACAGCCTCCGCACACCATGACACAG AAGCCCATCTTCAGTACTGTAACGCCAGTCGCTGCAGCCACGGTGGCACCCATTGTTGCCACAAACACCGTGCCATCAACCACCACTATAG GCACCGTGACGCACACACAAATGAGCAGCAACACTATTGTCACCATGACGATGGCCTCCCACTCGTCTCACGCCACAGCCGTCACCAACTCCACCATCCCTGTTG CCAAAGTGGTGCCTCAGCCCATCGCCCACTCGTCGTCCCGTGTGCAGCCCGACTACCCTGCAGAGAGAGCCAACCTCATCCCCATCCAAGGCCATCGGTCGTCTCCGAACCCTGTCACCATGGAACCAAGAAGTGACAACAG GCCTTCTGTACCAGTTCAGTTCCAGTATTTCCTTCCGGCATACTCCTCATCGTATCCCCTGACTCACACTTATACCCCGATTAGCAGCTCTGTGTCCACCATCCGACAGTATCCAG TTACTCCCCAAGCGCCAAGCTCAGCACTGCCCACCCAAGCTGGGGTGGGCGTGGCTACCACTGTTCATCTGAACCACATGCAGCTGATGGCACAAATCAGCACCCAAGGCATCCAGCCGGCACCCATCGCCGCACAGGGCATCCAGCCGGCGCCAATAGGAGTACAGGGCCTGCACACGTCTGCATCCATCGGTGCGCAGGGAATCCAGCAGGCCTCGAACAcaacccagcagcagcagcaaccgcCGTCTGAAGCTAAATCTG GAGTTGTTTTGGCAGATGGCTTTGTGGCTAACCCCATTAGCAGCACCACTCAGCCGGTAGGCACCATCGTGCAGACACACGGCCAGGGAGGGGCGCCTACCTTGGTGTCCTCGCCGAGGCCCAGCATCCTACGCAAGAAACCCACAACTGAAAG ttgcGTTCGAAAGAACCTTATCCCTGCTCAGCCCAGTGAACAAAGCAGCAGCAGAATGGAGGGTGGCGTGAGAGGGGCTGGCTCCCCCAGACCTGCGGG AGTAAAACCTAAAGCTGAGGTACACATGGCTGTGGCCCCTCCCGTCATGGCCACCGTGGAGGCGCTACCTCCGCAGGGAGGGGAGCAGCAAGCTGTGGCTTCGGGCGCGCAGCATCTCGCCCAAGCCCTCCCCGCCATACTGGGCACACCGGGGCCTGTGCCCCCCTCCCAGCCCTCTGCGGTCCTCTCAGCGCTGCCCGCGGCCATGGCAGTCACTCCCCCCATCCCTGCCTCCATGGCCAACACGGTGGCCTCGCCGACACAGCCCGCCGCCAGCAGCACAGCGGCCTGCGTCGCCAGCTCTGCCTGCCCTGACGTGAAAATCAAGCAGGAGTTGGAGACGATGGACACCTCCCAGCCTG ATCCTAATGCAAACCCAGCACTGAATGCCCAGGCCTCCACTCTCAACGTGCCCCCCACAGGAGATCTGATCACTGGAGCATCTCCGAGGAAAAAGCCTCGCAAGCAGCAACATGTCATCTCAACAGAGGAGAACGAGATGATGGAAACTAACAGCACCGACGAGGAGAAGGCGCCAGGACGCCCCATTACTGGCAGGGCTGAGCGCCGTGAGTCTCCCCCAAGAGAATACGTCG ATGAAGAAGGAGTGCGCTACGTGCCCGTCAGGCCTCGACCGCCTGTCACCCTCCTGCGGCACTACCGTAACCCCTGGAAAGCAGCCTACCACCACTTCCAGAGGTACAGCGATATCCGGGTCAAAG AGGATAAGAAGGGCACATTACAGGATATGGCCAACCAGAAAGGGGTGGCGTGCAGAGCACAAGGCTGGAAGATTCACTTGTGTGCCGCACAGCTCAGACAGCTG TCAAGTTTGGAGGATGACGTGTACAGCCGCCTGTCATCTCTTCAGGAGGGCCTCATCCCAAAAAAGAGAGCAGGTGCTGACGATGACCTCCATCGCATCAACGAACTCATTCAG GGCAACATGCAGCGCTGCAAGCTGGTGATGGACCAGGTGACGGAGGCGCGGGACACCATGATGAAAGTGCTGGAGCACAAAGACAAAGTCCTCAAGCTCCTCAACAAGAACAGCGCTGTCAAGAAGTCGTCCAAGCTGAAGCGCAAAGAGCGGGC AATACGGTGCTATGATCTGCTTCATACAATCAAAAGCACCCTGGGGGAAGAGGTTCTCACTGAAGACACGGCAAGCGCTACGGAAGACCTCAAGGACAATTTTTTACTAACTTGTCGTCTGCCATTTGGCGTAGCTGTGAAGATGTGGCGCGAGAGGCAGGTGCGACTACGAGCGGCGTGA
- the sap130a gene encoding histone deacetylase complex subunit SAP130a isoform X3, protein MSSQQFPRHGLPASSGGAPLISAGGNLVTVNQPSNPPAVAEADSGRDGDHGQQEHPPAGGGGTVVFRDDKQETMVVRPYPQVQTHGQPQPAPQTVPIQPGTPVAVPAPPVHLPPGQPAVLTDGQMKAVLKSPMPSRLIAPAPASNQGHIPMPPKVPGHITGTTESSIATTLSIPVATISGQQGHTSNLHHLMSANIQIIRGSAPALIGTPAVPSQTFTSHLPRGAAAAAVMSSSKTVLRPGTGASAGPGQPTVQHIIHQTIQSRPAVTTSTAVLPTVVAPISATRTQSPVISTTATHSAEVAHGRPGLTIHPPPATVSIQRPQTPRDTATRITLPSHPAIGAPKPQPPHTMTQKPIFSTVTPVAAATVAPIVATNTVPSTTTIGTVTHTQMSSNTIVTMTMASHSSHATAVTNSTIPVAKVVPQPIAHSSSRVQPDYPAERANLIPIQGHRSSPNPVTMEPRSDNRPSVPVQFQYFLPAYSSSYPLTHTYTPISSSVSTIRQYPVTPQAPSSALPTQAGVGVATTVHLNHMQLMAQISTQGIQPAPIAAQGIQPAPIGVQGLHTSASIGAQGIQQASNTTQQQQQPPSEAKSGVVLADGFVANPISSTTQPVGTIVQTHGQGGAPTLVSSPRPSILRKKPTTESCVRKNLIPAQPSEQSSSRMEGGVRGAGSPRPAGVKPKAEVHMAVAPPVMATVEALPPQGGEQQAVASGAQHLAQALPAILGTPGPVPPSQPSAVLSALPAAMAVTPPIPASMANTVASPTQPAASSTAACVASSACPDVKIKQELETMDTSQPGDLITGASPRKKPRKQQHVISTEENEMMETNSTDEEKAPGRPITGRAERRESPPREYVDEEGVRYVPVRPRPPVTLLRHYRNPWKAAYHHFQRYSDIRVKEDKKGTLQDMANQKGVACRAQGWKIHLCAAQLRQLSSLEDDVYSRLSSLQEGLIPKKRAGADDDLHRINELIQGNMQRCKLVMDQVTEARDTMMKVLEHKDKVLKLLNKNSAVKKSSKLKRKERAIRCYDLLHTIKSTLGEEVLTEDTASATEDLKDNFLLTCRLPFGVAVKMWRERQVRLRAA, encoded by the exons ATGAGCTCTCAGCAATTTCCACGCCACGGGCTGCCTGCTTCCAGCGGGGGGGCACCCCTCATCTCGGCCGGTGGGAATCTGGTGACTGTCAATCAGCCGTCAAACCCCCCAG cggTTGCAGAGGCTGACAGCGGACGGGATGGAGATCACGGACAGCAGGAGCATCCTCCAGCAGGGGGAGGGGGGACGGTGGTATTCAGGGATGACAAGCAGGAAACTATGGTGGTCAGACCGTACCCCCAGGTACAGACGCACGGCCAGCCACAGCCTGCTCCCCAGACAGTGCCCATTCAGCCTGGCACACCTGTGGCAGTGCCCGCCCCCCCGGTTCACCTCCCACCTGGGCAGCCTGCAGTCCTCACTGACGGACAGATGAAG GCTGTCCTGAAGTCACCCATGCCTAGCCGTCTGATTGCCCCGGCACCCGCCTCCAACCAGGGGCACATCCCCATGCCTCCCAAGGTACCAGGCCACATCACGGGCACCACGGAAAGTAGCATTGCCACAACACTTTCAATCCCCGTGGCGACAATCAGCGGTCAGCAG GGTCACACCAGCAACCTGCACCACCTCATGTCAGCCAACATTCAGATAATTCGAGGCAGCGCCCCTGCATTGATCGGAACCCCCGCAGTCCCTTCCCAGACCTTCACGTCTCATTTACCACGAG gtgcagctgcagcagcagtCATGTCAAGCTCTAAGACGGTCCTGCGACCAGGCACCGGAGCGAGCGCAGGCCCCGGCCagcccaccgtgcagcacatCATCCATCAGACAATTCAG TCCCGTCCTGCCGTGACGACGTCCACGGCTGTGCTTCCAACTGTGGTGGCCCCGATTTCAGCTACGAGGACTCAGTCTCCGGTCATCAGTACAACAGCCACGCACTCAGCAGAGGTGGCTCACGG GCGTCCTGGACTGACCATTCATCCTCCTCCGGCCACCGTCAGCATCCAGAGGCCTCAGACACCCCGCGACACGGCCACCCGCATCACGCTGCCGTCACACCCGGCCATAGGGGCCCCAAAACCACAGCCTCCGCACACCATGACACAG AAGCCCATCTTCAGTACTGTAACGCCAGTCGCTGCAGCCACGGTGGCACCCATTGTTGCCACAAACACCGTGCCATCAACCACCACTATAG GCACCGTGACGCACACACAAATGAGCAGCAACACTATTGTCACCATGACGATGGCCTCCCACTCGTCTCACGCCACAGCCGTCACCAACTCCACCATCCCTGTTG CCAAAGTGGTGCCTCAGCCCATCGCCCACTCGTCGTCCCGTGTGCAGCCCGACTACCCTGCAGAGAGAGCCAACCTCATCCCCATCCAAGGCCATCGGTCGTCTCCGAACCCTGTCACCATGGAACCAAGAAGTGACAACAG GCCTTCTGTACCAGTTCAGTTCCAGTATTTCCTTCCGGCATACTCCTCATCGTATCCCCTGACTCACACTTATACCCCGATTAGCAGCTCTGTGTCCACCATCCGACAGTATCCAG TTACTCCCCAAGCGCCAAGCTCAGCACTGCCCACCCAAGCTGGGGTGGGCGTGGCTACCACTGTTCATCTGAACCACATGCAGCTGATGGCACAAATCAGCACCCAAGGCATCCAGCCGGCACCCATCGCCGCACAGGGCATCCAGCCGGCGCCAATAGGAGTACAGGGCCTGCACACGTCTGCATCCATCGGTGCGCAGGGAATCCAGCAGGCCTCGAACAcaacccagcagcagcagcaaccgcCGTCTGAAGCTAAATCTG GAGTTGTTTTGGCAGATGGCTTTGTGGCTAACCCCATTAGCAGCACCACTCAGCCGGTAGGCACCATCGTGCAGACACACGGCCAGGGAGGGGCGCCTACCTTGGTGTCCTCGCCGAGGCCCAGCATCCTACGCAAGAAACCCACAACTGAAAG ttgcGTTCGAAAGAACCTTATCCCTGCTCAGCCCAGTGAACAAAGCAGCAGCAGAATGGAGGGTGGCGTGAGAGGGGCTGGCTCCCCCAGACCTGCGGG AGTAAAACCTAAAGCTGAGGTACACATGGCTGTGGCCCCTCCCGTCATGGCCACCGTGGAGGCGCTACCTCCGCAGGGAGGGGAGCAGCAAGCTGTGGCTTCGGGCGCGCAGCATCTCGCCCAAGCCCTCCCCGCCATACTGGGCACACCGGGGCCTGTGCCCCCCTCCCAGCCCTCTGCGGTCCTCTCAGCGCTGCCCGCGGCCATGGCAGTCACTCCCCCCATCCCTGCCTCCATGGCCAACACGGTGGCCTCGCCGACACAGCCCGCCGCCAGCAGCACAGCGGCCTGCGTCGCCAGCTCTGCCTGCCCTGACGTGAAAATCAAGCAGGAGTTGGAGACGATGGACACCTCCCAGCCTG GAGATCTGATCACTGGAGCATCTCCGAGGAAAAAGCCTCGCAAGCAGCAACATGTCATCTCAACAGAGGAGAACGAGATGATGGAAACTAACAGCACCGACGAGGAGAAGGCGCCAGGACGCCCCATTACTGGCAGGGCTGAGCGCCGTGAGTCTCCCCCAAGAGAATACGTCG ATGAAGAAGGAGTGCGCTACGTGCCCGTCAGGCCTCGACCGCCTGTCACCCTCCTGCGGCACTACCGTAACCCCTGGAAAGCAGCCTACCACCACTTCCAGAGGTACAGCGATATCCGGGTCAAAG AGGATAAGAAGGGCACATTACAGGATATGGCCAACCAGAAAGGGGTGGCGTGCAGAGCACAAGGCTGGAAGATTCACTTGTGTGCCGCACAGCTCAGACAGCTG TCAAGTTTGGAGGATGACGTGTACAGCCGCCTGTCATCTCTTCAGGAGGGCCTCATCCCAAAAAAGAGAGCAGGTGCTGACGATGACCTCCATCGCATCAACGAACTCATTCAG GGCAACATGCAGCGCTGCAAGCTGGTGATGGACCAGGTGACGGAGGCGCGGGACACCATGATGAAAGTGCTGGAGCACAAAGACAAAGTCCTCAAGCTCCTCAACAAGAACAGCGCTGTCAAGAAGTCGTCCAAGCTGAAGCGCAAAGAGCGGGC AATACGGTGCTATGATCTGCTTCATACAATCAAAAGCACCCTGGGGGAAGAGGTTCTCACTGAAGACACGGCAAGCGCTACGGAAGACCTCAAGGACAATTTTTTACTAACTTGTCGTCTGCCATTTGGCGTAGCTGTGAAGATGTGGCGCGAGAGGCAGGTGCGACTACGAGCGGCGTGA
- the sap130a gene encoding histone deacetylase complex subunit SAP130a isoform X2 yields the protein MSSQQFPRHGLPASSGGAPLISAGGNLVTVNQPSNPPAVAEADSGRDGDHGQQEHPPAGGGGTVVFRDDKQETMVVRPYPQVQTHGQPQPAPQTVPIQPGTPVAVPAPPVHLPPGQPAVLTDGQMKAVLKSPMPSRLIAPAPASNQGHIPMPPKVPGHITGTTESSIATTLSIPVATISGQQGHTSNLHHLMSANIQIIRGSAPALIGTPAVPSQTFTSHLPRGAAAAAVMSSSKTVLRPGTGASAGPGQPTVQHIIHQTIQSRPAVTTSTAVLPTVVAPISATRTQSPVISTTATHSAEVAHGRPGLTIHPPPATVSIQRPQTPRDTATRITLPSHPAIGAPKPQPPHTMTQKPIFSTVTPVAAATVAPIVATNTVPSTTTIGTVTHTQMSSNTIVTMTMASHSSHATAVTNSTIPVAKVVPQPIAHSSSRVQPDYPAERANLIPIQGHRSSPNPVTMEPRSDNRPSVPVQFQYFLPAYSSSYPLTHTYTPISSSVSTIRQYPVTPQAPSSALPTQAGVGVATTVHLNHMQLMAQISTQGIQPAPIAAQGIQPAPIGVQGLHTSASIGAQGIQQASNTTQQQQQPPSEAKSDGFVANPISSTTQPVGTIVQTHGQGGAPTLVSSPRPSILRKKPTTESCVRKNLIPAQPSEQSSSRMEGGVRGAGSPRPAGVKPKAEVHMAVAPPVMATVEALPPQGGEQQAVASGAQHLAQALPAILGTPGPVPPSQPSAVLSALPAAMAVTPPIPASMANTVASPTQPAASSTAACVASSACPDVKIKQELETMDTSQPDPNANPALNAQASTLNVPPTGDLITGASPRKKPRKQQHVISTEENEMMETNSTDEEKAPGRPITGRAERRESPPREYVDEEGVRYVPVRPRPPVTLLRHYRNPWKAAYHHFQRYSDIRVKEDKKGTLQDMANQKGVACRAQGWKIHLCAAQLRQLSSLEDDVYSRLSSLQEGLIPKKRAGADDDLHRINELIQGNMQRCKLVMDQVTEARDTMMKVLEHKDKVLKLLNKNSAVKKSSKLKRKERAIRCYDLLHTIKSTLGEEVLTEDTASATEDLKDNFLLTCRLPFGVAVKMWRERQVRLRAA from the exons ATGAGCTCTCAGCAATTTCCACGCCACGGGCTGCCTGCTTCCAGCGGGGGGGCACCCCTCATCTCGGCCGGTGGGAATCTGGTGACTGTCAATCAGCCGTCAAACCCCCCAG cggTTGCAGAGGCTGACAGCGGACGGGATGGAGATCACGGACAGCAGGAGCATCCTCCAGCAGGGGGAGGGGGGACGGTGGTATTCAGGGATGACAAGCAGGAAACTATGGTGGTCAGACCGTACCCCCAGGTACAGACGCACGGCCAGCCACAGCCTGCTCCCCAGACAGTGCCCATTCAGCCTGGCACACCTGTGGCAGTGCCCGCCCCCCCGGTTCACCTCCCACCTGGGCAGCCTGCAGTCCTCACTGACGGACAGATGAAG GCTGTCCTGAAGTCACCCATGCCTAGCCGTCTGATTGCCCCGGCACCCGCCTCCAACCAGGGGCACATCCCCATGCCTCCCAAGGTACCAGGCCACATCACGGGCACCACGGAAAGTAGCATTGCCACAACACTTTCAATCCCCGTGGCGACAATCAGCGGTCAGCAG GGTCACACCAGCAACCTGCACCACCTCATGTCAGCCAACATTCAGATAATTCGAGGCAGCGCCCCTGCATTGATCGGAACCCCCGCAGTCCCTTCCCAGACCTTCACGTCTCATTTACCACGAG gtgcagctgcagcagcagtCATGTCAAGCTCTAAGACGGTCCTGCGACCAGGCACCGGAGCGAGCGCAGGCCCCGGCCagcccaccgtgcagcacatCATCCATCAGACAATTCAG TCCCGTCCTGCCGTGACGACGTCCACGGCTGTGCTTCCAACTGTGGTGGCCCCGATTTCAGCTACGAGGACTCAGTCTCCGGTCATCAGTACAACAGCCACGCACTCAGCAGAGGTGGCTCACGG GCGTCCTGGACTGACCATTCATCCTCCTCCGGCCACCGTCAGCATCCAGAGGCCTCAGACACCCCGCGACACGGCCACCCGCATCACGCTGCCGTCACACCCGGCCATAGGGGCCCCAAAACCACAGCCTCCGCACACCATGACACAG AAGCCCATCTTCAGTACTGTAACGCCAGTCGCTGCAGCCACGGTGGCACCCATTGTTGCCACAAACACCGTGCCATCAACCACCACTATAG GCACCGTGACGCACACACAAATGAGCAGCAACACTATTGTCACCATGACGATGGCCTCCCACTCGTCTCACGCCACAGCCGTCACCAACTCCACCATCCCTGTTG CCAAAGTGGTGCCTCAGCCCATCGCCCACTCGTCGTCCCGTGTGCAGCCCGACTACCCTGCAGAGAGAGCCAACCTCATCCCCATCCAAGGCCATCGGTCGTCTCCGAACCCTGTCACCATGGAACCAAGAAGTGACAACAG GCCTTCTGTACCAGTTCAGTTCCAGTATTTCCTTCCGGCATACTCCTCATCGTATCCCCTGACTCACACTTATACCCCGATTAGCAGCTCTGTGTCCACCATCCGACAGTATCCAG TTACTCCCCAAGCGCCAAGCTCAGCACTGCCCACCCAAGCTGGGGTGGGCGTGGCTACCACTGTTCATCTGAACCACATGCAGCTGATGGCACAAATCAGCACCCAAGGCATCCAGCCGGCACCCATCGCCGCACAGGGCATCCAGCCGGCGCCAATAGGAGTACAGGGCCTGCACACGTCTGCATCCATCGGTGCGCAGGGAATCCAGCAGGCCTCGAACAcaacccagcagcagcagcaaccgcCGTCTGAAGCTAAATCTG ATGGCTTTGTGGCTAACCCCATTAGCAGCACCACTCAGCCGGTAGGCACCATCGTGCAGACACACGGCCAGGGAGGGGCGCCTACCTTGGTGTCCTCGCCGAGGCCCAGCATCCTACGCAAGAAACCCACAACTGAAAG ttgcGTTCGAAAGAACCTTATCCCTGCTCAGCCCAGTGAACAAAGCAGCAGCAGAATGGAGGGTGGCGTGAGAGGGGCTGGCTCCCCCAGACCTGCGGG AGTAAAACCTAAAGCTGAGGTACACATGGCTGTGGCCCCTCCCGTCATGGCCACCGTGGAGGCGCTACCTCCGCAGGGAGGGGAGCAGCAAGCTGTGGCTTCGGGCGCGCAGCATCTCGCCCAAGCCCTCCCCGCCATACTGGGCACACCGGGGCCTGTGCCCCCCTCCCAGCCCTCTGCGGTCCTCTCAGCGCTGCCCGCGGCCATGGCAGTCACTCCCCCCATCCCTGCCTCCATGGCCAACACGGTGGCCTCGCCGACACAGCCCGCCGCCAGCAGCACAGCGGCCTGCGTCGCCAGCTCTGCCTGCCCTGACGTGAAAATCAAGCAGGAGTTGGAGACGATGGACACCTCCCAGCCTG ATCCTAATGCAAACCCAGCACTGAATGCCCAGGCCTCCACTCTCAACGTGCCCCCCACAGGAGATCTGATCACTGGAGCATCTCCGAGGAAAAAGCCTCGCAAGCAGCAACATGTCATCTCAACAGAGGAGAACGAGATGATGGAAACTAACAGCACCGACGAGGAGAAGGCGCCAGGACGCCCCATTACTGGCAGGGCTGAGCGCCGTGAGTCTCCCCCAAGAGAATACGTCG ATGAAGAAGGAGTGCGCTACGTGCCCGTCAGGCCTCGACCGCCTGTCACCCTCCTGCGGCACTACCGTAACCCCTGGAAAGCAGCCTACCACCACTTCCAGAGGTACAGCGATATCCGGGTCAAAG AGGATAAGAAGGGCACATTACAGGATATGGCCAACCAGAAAGGGGTGGCGTGCAGAGCACAAGGCTGGAAGATTCACTTGTGTGCCGCACAGCTCAGACAGCTG TCAAGTTTGGAGGATGACGTGTACAGCCGCCTGTCATCTCTTCAGGAGGGCCTCATCCCAAAAAAGAGAGCAGGTGCTGACGATGACCTCCATCGCATCAACGAACTCATTCAG GGCAACATGCAGCGCTGCAAGCTGGTGATGGACCAGGTGACGGAGGCGCGGGACACCATGATGAAAGTGCTGGAGCACAAAGACAAAGTCCTCAAGCTCCTCAACAAGAACAGCGCTGTCAAGAAGTCGTCCAAGCTGAAGCGCAAAGAGCGGGC AATACGGTGCTATGATCTGCTTCATACAATCAAAAGCACCCTGGGGGAAGAGGTTCTCACTGAAGACACGGCAAGCGCTACGGAAGACCTCAAGGACAATTTTTTACTAACTTGTCGTCTGCCATTTGGCGTAGCTGTGAAGATGTGGCGCGAGAGGCAGGTGCGACTACGAGCGGCGTGA